From the genome of Bicyclus anynana chromosome 26, ilBicAnyn1.1, whole genome shotgun sequence:
GGACAGGAAGTCGGAGGCTGAATGATGTCCCTCCCCCGGCTGCAGACTGCGCTCAGGCTTTAGGTGAGGGGCAAGTGGacttgtttgttactttttctgTTTCCTGTGGTGATGGTATTACATTGAACCCTATTGCTGAGTGTATAATGTTCGAAATTGATTGGGTTCATCGTTCATGATGTAGATATAACATCGATGTCAGATGTAACTCATTATCTGGAGTGGTATACAATAGTCGCCTTCGCCGATATAGACAGGGAGCGATGGACTGCAGCTGTTGTGCATCTGTCGAGTGTTATTGTATAGACAGATGTGTGGGGCATCTGCGTCGGTCACGGAGGTCGACATCTTGAGAGACTAGTGCCGTACATCGTACTAGTGACAGCCGAAATAGttatttaggtgttcgagctTACTTAGGCTTGATTCACTGAGATAACCCTTTGGAAtatcagcgccatctagtaattTGTACCGACATTGTTCTCGTGGATTATCGGTATTGGTTCGTTGAACGGTGGGGAAAAGTCAGCGATGGCGGGGCGTCAGCCATTTTGAATTCAGAGAGCCTATAGTATAATCATTGATCgtgcgaattttctgacagatgctaatgtcagtttgtaaaataatgataccatatttattgtcatagtgatgtcctgttctgtaaaggtaaaaaatagtgcctcaaatcattcactctcaaagaggaattttgaacagaaatttctAACATAACGCTTAGTGACAGAcgtttgaaagaaaaattgggtaaattaattaattccggAATACAATAGTACTGAAGTAGGTAACTTacttacgcggacgaagtcacaggcgttgcTAGTCATTATAAACATAACATGAAAAATCTGatctattaattaaaagcattcatttaattttatttgtctcagttattagtcaaattaaataaggtcttagaataattttattttcatcattgtgactcaaaataggttttacgtttattattaagcCTTAGACtgagaaatttttaaattaataaataatagatgtaactgttatttattaaaattatttactaatttggtccAGAACATATTGAGGGAATCATGatcgttcactttgtcacatcactattattgattcaataaaaaatggtatcacaggaaacttcaaaagagatcgcagaattcattattcgactatagtggcagtttgatactgttactgtcacgtaacgtaaacgaatttctaaggaattgaaacagcgccatctagtggcactactgcacaactgtttcaattccatataaatttgcgtttacgtcaacgtgatggCAACAGtatggaaatattgaaaactcccactaggcacactgtacgCTTTTGAATCTCCGCGTCGTCAGTACATTATTTCGAAGAACgaagtttttatgttattttatttattatttatttaaacgcaACACAGCAACACGCAACGCCTTGAAACGACGTTAGTCGTTTCCGGGTTGAGACGTTCGATCGTATTGATTTAAGACTCCGGTCGTATCGATTTAAGGCGTCTGGTCGTATCGATTAGGGACGACAGTCGTATCGATTTTAGGCGACGGTCGTATCGATCTGAGACGACGTTCGTATCGATTTCAATTCGTACGCTAAGTCAGCGCCGGCAGATATTAAACACGTCTCAGTGGGTCAAGCCTAAAGGCTCGAACACTTAAATAGAACCGTTTTCCCCCAAAGGATAAAAAACGtatatttaggtgttcgagcctttAGGCTTGACCCAATGAAGATAACCCTTCGGAACATCAGAGCCATCTAGTATTCCTACCGACATTGTTCTCGTGGATTGTCGGTCTTGGTTCGTTGAACGGTTAGCAGTGGCAGGGGGCGTCAGCCATGTTGAATTCAGtaccaaagattacaatgtatatggaaatagataggctactctaacttttttcggaacgcttgtgatagcgccatctagtgactagctacggtatttttagtatagtatccattatgttataaaaataataatgcatattttttgtaaatgtgagatttttgattttgtaatagttgaagaaaccaatagagaaaaacaaaaaaaaaaagacaaaaagttttccattgataaccccgggctcgaactcaggattttTAGATCGTATCTTTGTTTgacaccactaggccaaatgactatgtggaacgtcgttgaaattaatgtacacttactgtctttcttaaataatccctttgctttagaaatacaaacagaTTCTTCCTATTAACgcgtcataattaaaaggaaaaataattctttttgtttCGCTTTTTTTGCCGTGCTTATACGGTTTCAATctcttaaaacattttattacatacacaccttaagtcattgaatttactaccctggaatcttaaatctagaatgtagatggcgctgcttcatatagatttcacgttcttctaagttcccatggcatgagTACGCTTTTGAATCTCAGCGTCGTCAGTACATTATTTCGAAGAACGAAGTTTTTTAggttatttcatttatttaaaatgtaagttatttttattaatttaaaatattacttatgtgAATATCCGTACCTTGTTACGGACATTATTCATGTAAGTTGGTGCGAAATGTATTGCttcaatacatttaaatttcgTGGTTTACACCATGAACTACTTCATAGTATTATGAAGTATTTGCCGTCTCGCAATGAACGGCAAGATGTCTGTAAACCAATATTTTTGGGAAGACAAAGCACCACTCAACACCTTGAATCGACGTTAGTCATTTACGTGTAGAGACGTCCGGTAGCATCGATTTGAGACGACAGTCGTATCGATTTGAGACCATGGGGAAAACCCATGGGGTTCTATTTAGATTATAGCCGAAAGGGTTAACCCACCATTTAACACCTTGCCAGCTTTCGCCTCGCTGCGATCCCATATCAAGGCACTGAATTCCAAATGACGTTGACGTCCCCCGCCATCGCTGACTTTTCCCCACAGTTCAACGAACCAATACCGACAATATACGAGAACAATGTCGGTTCGaattactagatggcgcttatgTTCCAAAGCCTCAAGCCAAGCCAAGCCTttcggctgaaacctaaatatACGTTTTTTACCCTTCGGGGGAAAAACGGTTCTATTTTAAAGAACAGATTATCAGCTAGCGCCTCGTCCTTTTAcaataataagctttattgcCTCGACACTAATGTACTATTAGTTGTAGTGTAATTGTCAAATGTTTGCACGATTATTCAGTATTACTGGTAAATATTGCGGGAGCGACGTTCAGGCGCACAGATAGTAGAAGTAGAGCTGTCGCAAAGGTTTGTCGGAGTAAATTATATGAAGACTGTTTTGTTTCAGTCGCTCCACTGTCCGCGAGACTTGCGGCAAACAACGACCACACAGTGCAGGCAACTGAAGAAGCAGCTGCGACCCGGAAAACTGAACAAATCCTTGAGACTGACATTGGTGAACTGGACAACCAATCATCTCAGAGCGGCACCAAAATATATACAGACATAAATAGATTCACAAACTGTGTAGTACAGTTATATGATATTTTCAAGAAACCCAAGAAAACTGTACTAGATGAGAATCCACGCgtgaaaacccacactggtgcaAAGCCTTACTCTTGTGAGATGTGTAATCATAAAACTGCCgacaaaagtaattttgttcgTCACATGAAAAcacacactggcgaaaagcctttttcttgtgagatttgcaattataaaactgtaGTTAAAAGTAGTTTAGTAAGTCACTtaagaacccacactggcgaaaagcctttttgttgtgagatatgtaattataaatgttcACACAAAAGTGCGTTATCAATACATGTTAGAATCCATACTGGTAAAAAGCTTTATTCTTGTaagatatgcaattataaatgtgcacgaaaacaacatttattatatCACATGAAAATGCACAGTGGCGATAAGCTTTGTTCTTGTAcgatatgcaattataaatgtacacATAAAAGTAGCTTAAGGCTACACATGAAAACGCACACTAGAGAAAAGCGTTATTCTTGTAAGATATGCAATATTAAATGTACAGGTAAAAGAGagttattaatacatattagAACCcatactggtgaaaagccttattcttgtgaaatatgtaattttaaatgtgcacaaaaacaacatttattatatCACATAAATACGCACAGTGTTGTAAAGCTTTTTTCGTGTGAGGTGTGCAATTATAAAACTGCACAGAAAAGTCATTTAGTACGTCACTTgagaacccacactggcgaaaagcccttttgttgtgagatatgtaattataaatgtgcacaaaAACACCATTTATTAAATCATATGAAAGCGCACACTAGCGAAAAGCCGTATTCTTGTAAGATATGCAATTTTCAATGTACACGTAAAAGAGagttattaatacatattagAACCcatactggtgaaaagccttattcttgtgaaatatgtaattttaaatgtgcacaaaaaaaaaatttattatatcacATACATATGCACAGtggtgaaaagcctttttcgtgtgagatatgcaattataaaactgcACGAAAAGGTCATTTAGTACGTCACTTgagaacccacactggcgaaaagcctttctgttgtgagatatgtaattataaatctGCACAAAAACAACATCTATTAAATCACATGAAAACGCACTCTGGCGAAAAGCCgttttcttgtgagatatgcaattataaatgtgcgcaaaaacaacattttttaaatcacatGAAAACGCACTCTGGCGAAAAGCTTGTTCATTGTgagatatgtaattataaaactGCACAGAAGAGTCATTTAGTACGTCACTTAAGAACCCatactggcgaaaagcctttttcttgcGAGATATGCAATTTCAAATCTTCAGATAGACGTACTTTATTGAGGCATAagatgagaatccacactgATACTACGCTTTAAGAGTAACTGCGATAATATAGTGAATGTGAAAAATTTGCGCTATCTCTGGATCTCACTCAGCTTCCTTCTTCTGACCACAGATCCAGACAGCTTCTCGGTGTCAGTTGCTGCTTCCTTAGGCACTTTTGACCACTGTCTGGTGAAAGGACAtgtcataattttataaagaggctgggcctttattccgtgtgtcaactaagcaggacaaattatttttatcttaaaagaacataaaataaaaaaatttttggaacccgcattttttttaaatttattatataaaatgtaatttttttcgtTAGCAGCAGAGCTAGGGCTAgtctagcatgggcaagggagaCTTTATCCACGGGGataggataaaacgtttatccctcacactcgttttatccactctccgagcatgggcacgccggtggatatatTATCCACGGTGGATAatcggagggaaagacttgtccacCCATTTGtagatatcttataaattgtcattataaaatcaatagtccgaaataaacgtaaatttgataatattttatagtagtctttggttattttgtgcatattatttatctgttttctgttgacgacattgttttgtttggtgattgtttttgcggtggtttgtagtatcCATAGTAAACGGTGTTTTTAGACTAATATAAGCCAAAATGAGTTTCAAAAACTaagttgttttatataaaaacaaaatgtacctagtataaaatcgtttagataaataatcatatatttgattttattcagatgaaaaaaaaacaaaaagcagATTCAGGTTATGGTTGATTTCATGGCTTCCCATAATCATCTTGCCACTGGGCAGTTCACAGGCCCTTTAGGAGCTAAAAGGGCCGACTCCCAGTGGCAAACACTAATATTAACCAATGGAAACACGTATGTTACGTggctaatattatatattattggcTATATTACTATTTAGTTCGTCAGCTAacaaatttaaaactatttaatataacaaatttaaattgCAAATGTATAATGCACAGTCCATATGCATtcgaatttatatatttatacattacttaagacaacattaattaagactTTTTAACATGGCAACATGGTCgcaactcacaccctgacagattgtcagtgatatTCGCGTAGTCGCGTTAAGGcgattttaaagcaatttaaggaattgttttgtttcataCTTGTCTGTCTACGAttgaatgtttctttttaacttatgACACATGACATataatgacatttgacaatatttcatgacattgacatttaaAACTGTTCAAAGTGTTcaaacttttactgtattgtctatgtttatttTGTAGACTAGGgtgcgaaacaaaaaaaatctaatatataaaattctcgtgtcgcggtgttcgaacttgaactcctccgaaacgactcgaccgatttttgtgatccttagcgtgattgtcggcctgggtggagaatc
Proteins encoded in this window:
- the LOC112055132 gene encoding zinc finger protein 568-like isoform X2, giving the protein MQCCVPFCVNTSDNASTSAGTGITFHELPCEKNLLAAWLRALGTQDHHLPDPAVVCSQHFIDEDFYITKSCVRQIRSNAIPTTVQMCMICLDTDSKLSLMSKHKLEEAYEQLTGLSLCRGGNLKQTLCVLCAQRLINFSRFRDLCLRAHSLMTDLLAQDELITIQYKELMNCTTKHLQCNLTQTTLGADYCDLYIDHTDEEEQTAAEESVVKDVASVVVKNEYSSDSMSNAENSELVHEDDNDRDHSNNDCVLDDEYSDMSLKLESRLLDEAIGEALSKAIVSRVTVTEDLAETESSIKSESITFGCTFCYEDFVQEDAYNEHMSKHLQICADVSRGGDSLVLQNKTGSRRLNDVPPPAADCAQALVAPLSARLAANNDHTVQATEEAAATRKTEQILETDIGELDNQSSQSGTKIYTDINRFTNCVVQLYDIFKKPKKTVLDENPRVKTHTGAKPYSCEMCNHKTADKSNFVRHMKTHTGEKPFSCEICNYKTVVKSSLVSHLRTHTGEKPFCCEICNYKCSHKSALSIHVRIHTGKKLYSCKICNYKCARKQHLLYHMKMHSGDKLCSCTICNYKCTHKSSLRLHMKTHTREKRYSCKICNIKCTGKRELLIHIRTHTGEKPYSCEICNFKCAQKQHLLYHINTHSVVKLFSCEVCNYKTAQKSHLVRHLRTHTGEKPFCCEICNYKCAQKHHLLNHMKAHTSEKPYSCKICNFQCTRKRELLIHIRTHTGEKPYSCEICNFKCAQKKNLLYHIHMHSGEKPFSCEICNYKTARKGHLVRHLRTHTGEKPFCCEICNYKSAQKQHLLNHMKTHSGEKPFSCEICNYKCAQKQHFLNHMKTHSGEKLVHCEICNYKTAQKSHLVRHLRTHTGEKPFSCEICNFKSSDRRTLLRHKMRIHTDTTL
- the LOC112055132 gene encoding zinc finger protein 568-like isoform X1, which gives rise to MQCCVPFCVNTSDNASTSAGTGITFHELPCEKNLLAAWLRALGTQDHHLPDPAVVCSQHFIDEDFYITKSCVRQIRSNAIPTTVQMCMICLDTDSKLSLMSKHKLEEAYEQLTGLSLFQLCRGGNLKQTLCVLCAQRLINFSRFRDLCLRAHSLMTDLLAQDELITIQYKELMNCTTKHLQCNLTQTTLGADYCDLYIDHTDEEEQTAAEESVVKDVASVVVKNEYSSDSMSNAENSELVHEDDNDRDHSNNDCVLDDEYSDMSLKLESRLLDEAIGEALSKAIVSRVTVTEDLAETESSIKSESITFGCTFCYEDFVQEDAYNEHMSKHLQICADVSRGGDSLVLQNKTGSRRLNDVPPPAADCAQALVAPLSARLAANNDHTVQATEEAAATRKTEQILETDIGELDNQSSQSGTKIYTDINRFTNCVVQLYDIFKKPKKTVLDENPRVKTHTGAKPYSCEMCNHKTADKSNFVRHMKTHTGEKPFSCEICNYKTVVKSSLVSHLRTHTGEKPFCCEICNYKCSHKSALSIHVRIHTGKKLYSCKICNYKCARKQHLLYHMKMHSGDKLCSCTICNYKCTHKSSLRLHMKTHTREKRYSCKICNIKCTGKRELLIHIRTHTGEKPYSCEICNFKCAQKQHLLYHINTHSVVKLFSCEVCNYKTAQKSHLVRHLRTHTGEKPFCCEICNYKCAQKHHLLNHMKAHTSEKPYSCKICNFQCTRKRELLIHIRTHTGEKPYSCEICNFKCAQKKNLLYHIHMHSGEKPFSCEICNYKTARKGHLVRHLRTHTGEKPFCCEICNYKSAQKQHLLNHMKTHSGEKPFSCEICNYKCAQKQHFLNHMKTHSGEKLVHCEICNYKTAQKSHLVRHLRTHTGEKPFSCEICNFKSSDRRTLLRHKMRIHTDTTL
- the LOC112055132 gene encoding zinc finger protein 271-like isoform X5 → MCMICLDTDSKLSLMSKHKLEEAYEQLTGLSLFQLCRGGNLKQTLCVLCAQRLINFSRFRDLCLRAHSLMTDLLAQDELITIQYKELMNCTTKHLQCNLTQTTLGADYCDLYIDHTDEEEQTAAEESVVKDVASVVVKNEYSSDSMSNAENSELVHEDDNDRDHSNNDCVLDDEYSDMSLKLESRLLDEAIGEALSKAIVSRVTVTEDLAETESSIKSESITFGCTFCYEDFVQEDAYNEHMSKHLQICADVSRGGDSLVLQNKTGSRRLNDVPPPAADCAQALVAPLSARLAANNDHTVQATEEAAATRKTEQILETDIGELDNQSSQSGTKIYTDINRFTNCVVQLYDIFKKPKKTVLDENPRVKTHTGAKPYSCEMCNHKTADKSNFVRHMKTHTGEKPFSCEICNYKTVVKSSLVSHLRTHTGEKPFCCEICNYKCSHKSALSIHVRIHTGKKLYSCKICNYKCARKQHLLYHMKMHSGDKLCSCTICNYKCTHKSSLRLHMKTHTREKRYSCKICNIKCTGKRELLIHIRTHTGEKPYSCEICNFKCAQKQHLLYHINTHSVVKLFSCEVCNYKTAQKSHLVRHLRTHTGEKPFCCEICNYKCAQKHHLLNHMKAHTSEKPYSCKICNFQCTRKRELLIHIRTHTGEKPYSCEICNFKCAQKKNLLYHIHMHSGEKPFSCEICNYKTARKGHLVRHLRTHTGEKPFCCEICNYKSAQKQHLLNHMKTHSGEKPFSCEICNYKCAQKQHFLNHMKTHSGEKLVHCEICNYKTAQKSHLVRHLRTHTGEKPFSCEICNFKSSDRRTLLRHKMRIHTDTTL
- the LOC112055132 gene encoding zinc finger protein 271-like isoform X6; the protein is MCMICLDTDSKLSLMSKHKLEEAYEQLTGLSLCRGGNLKQTLCVLCAQRLINFSRFRDLCLRAHSLMTDLLAQDELITIQYKELMNCTTKHLQCNLTQTTLGADYCDLYIDHTDEEEQTAAEESVVKDVASVVVKNEYSSDSMSNAENSELVHEDDNDRDHSNNDCVLDDEYSDMSLKLESRLLDEAIGEALSKAIVSRVTVTEDLAETESSIKSESITFGCTFCYEDFVQEDAYNEHMSKHLQICADVSRGGDSLVLQNKTGSRRLNDVPPPAADCAQALVAPLSARLAANNDHTVQATEEAAATRKTEQILETDIGELDNQSSQSGTKIYTDINRFTNCVVQLYDIFKKPKKTVLDENPRVKTHTGAKPYSCEMCNHKTADKSNFVRHMKTHTGEKPFSCEICNYKTVVKSSLVSHLRTHTGEKPFCCEICNYKCSHKSALSIHVRIHTGKKLYSCKICNYKCARKQHLLYHMKMHSGDKLCSCTICNYKCTHKSSLRLHMKTHTREKRYSCKICNIKCTGKRELLIHIRTHTGEKPYSCEICNFKCAQKQHLLYHINTHSVVKLFSCEVCNYKTAQKSHLVRHLRTHTGEKPFCCEICNYKCAQKHHLLNHMKAHTSEKPYSCKICNFQCTRKRELLIHIRTHTGEKPYSCEICNFKCAQKKNLLYHIHMHSGEKPFSCEICNYKTARKGHLVRHLRTHTGEKPFCCEICNYKSAQKQHLLNHMKTHSGEKPFSCEICNYKCAQKQHFLNHMKTHSGEKLVHCEICNYKTAQKSHLVRHLRTHTGEKPFSCEICNFKSSDRRTLLRHKMRIHTDTTL